The nucleotide sequence CGGGGAAACGCGACAACGTGACAAGGGCGGGGTGATGGCGACACATCACGACGAATTCCTCGAATTCGCCACCGCGCGGAGCGCCCAGCTCTTCCGCACGGCCTGGCTGCTGTGCGGGGACTGGCACCTGGCGGAAGATCTCGTGCAGACGACGCTCGGCAAGCTCTACCGCTCGTGGCGGCGCGTGAAGACCGCCGACAACCCCGACGCCTACGCCCGCACCGTGCTGACGCGCAGCTACCTGTCGTGGCGGCGGCGCCGCAGCAGCGGTGAGCGGCCGTACGCCGTCCTGCCCGAGGCGGCGGAGCGCCACGTCGACCCGTCGTTGCGCCTCACGCTGCTGACGGCCCTGGCCGAACTCCCCCGCAAGGACCGCACGGTGCTCGTGCTGCGGTTCTGGGAGGACCTCAGTGTCGAACAGACGGCCCGTCAGATGGGGTGCTCGCCCGGCGCGGTGCGCAACCGCTCGCAGCGGGCACTGGCGAGGCTCCGCACGGTCCTCGGCGACGAACCGCACCTGTTCGCCGCCGCCTGAGCGGGTGCGCGCCGATACGCGGCCCCCGCCCGGCCGTTCCCCCACCGACGACCCTCCCCCGCCGGCACGGCCGTACGGCGGGCGGCGACTCCCGAAACGCGTGTGCGCGGGTGTGCCGTACGACCCCGCGCGTCATCCCTTCCCGGACTCACAGGAGAACCGATGAATCCCGAACACGGCCACGACGGCGGCACCGGCCGCCGCGATGAGGCCGCTTTGTCCACGGCGTTGCGTGACGCCGCCGGCGACCTGGTGCCCCCTACGCCCGCGCTGGTCAGCGGCGGCCTGGCCCGCGGCAAGCGGATGCGGGCCACACGCCGCGCGCAGATCGCGGTGGCCGCGGTGGCCGTCGTCGCCCTGGGCGGCGGCGGCCTGGTGGCGCTCGGCGACCTGGGCGGGGGCGGCGGCACGACCGTCGCCGCGCCGGGATCGAGTGTGCCGGACTCGCCGCCTCCGAGCCCGGCTCCGGCACCGGTACCGCAGACTCTCGTCCTGACGGCGGGTCAGGCGACGGACGCCCTCCGGCAGTTGCTGCCCGCGGGGGCGACGGTCGAGGACGTGTCCGCGACCGATCCCGGGGTGGGGACGGGGAACGAGGTCGCCGTCACGCTGCGCGTCGACCCGGACGGGCGCGGCCCGGGTGAGGTGACGCTGCTCATCAGCTCCGGCAACACCGAGCTGATCTGCTTCGACGACACCGGCCTCAACGCGTCCTGCGACCTGGTCACGCAGGCCGACGGGTCGCGGCTGCGCCTGGAGAGGAACTGGGAGTACCCGGCGACGCCGAGCACCGAGGACGGCAAGGCCGGCGTGGACGGCGCGGGCGCGCAGGTGTGGAGCGCGACGTTCCAGCGCGACGGCCTCCGGATCCACGTCGGCGCGTCGAGTGCCGCGGCGGAGAAGACCCCCGCCACCCGCGAGGCTCCCGCGCTGACGCCGGAGCAGCTCCAGGCGATCGCGACGGCTCCGGTGTGGACGACCCTGGTCACGCCGCAGACCCTGCCGCTGCCCGCGAAGGGCGGGTTCGGCGCCCCGGCCGCTTCCCCGGCCGCTCCCCCGGCCGGCTGACACCGCGACGGTATCGCGGAAACGCCGCGGCACCGCCTCCGGTCCGGTTCCCTCCCACCGGTCCGGAGGCGGGCCCGCCTCTGTTCCCCCTCCGTTTTCCGCAACGTTTCCCCGGCCCCGCTACGCGCGCTGGGTGCAGTGCCGGACCACGCCCCCACGGAGCGTAACCGCTGGTCAGTGAGGTAGCCGCGCCGTAGGCCAC is from Yinghuangia sp. ASG 101 and encodes:
- a CDS encoding SigE family RNA polymerase sigma factor encodes the protein MATHHDEFLEFATARSAQLFRTAWLLCGDWHLAEDLVQTTLGKLYRSWRRVKTADNPDAYARTVLTRSYLSWRRRRSSGERPYAVLPEAAERHVDPSLRLTLLTALAELPRKDRTVLVLRFWEDLSVEQTARQMGCSPGAVRNRSQRALARLRTVLGDEPHLFAAA